From Girardinichthys multiradiatus isolate DD_20200921_A chromosome 19, DD_fGirMul_XY1, whole genome shotgun sequence:
aattcaCCCATTTAGTTATTCCAGTTGGCACTTTAACTTCCTCACCTCCTCCAACACTTTATAAATCATTGCCCATGACTTTTGGTCTATAGGGTCAGGCAATAATAGAGTTCAGTTAATAGTGTGACCTGAACTGAGATGTAAGCACACCAAATCTGCTGTAGCAGTGGACCGTTCCTCCTGGTGGAAACTACAAGGCTAGAAGGACTTCCTGGCTTGGAGCAGCCATCCCGTCCAAGGCTAGGAGTCCTGGTAGTATGTGAACCTGCCACAAACAGGCAGTCTGAAatgcttttttcatgttttattatgtGTTCCTGTGTCAGTGAAAGCTTTTCTGAATCTTTTAACATTTAGTGAAAAATGTCCCTTTGTTCCTGTTGGGCTCCTGCAGAAACTGGAAgaggaaaaaggaaagaaagacaaGGAACGACTGGAACTCGAAAAGGAAAGGAGGGAGAGGGACAAGGAGCGCGAGCGTGAGAGGGAGCGGCGTGACcgagagaaagagagggaaaGAGAGCGAGAAAGGGACAAGGAGCGAGAACGGGAGCGAGAGAGAGAACGTGAGAGGACGAAAGAGCGGGAGAGGAGTCGAGATGTCAGTGAGGCTCGCAGTAGATCGAGGTCAGTGAGCAACAACGGTAAACTTGATGCTTAATCAGTGTAAGAAATTCTGGTTTGACACAATAAATCACTTTACTGAGGGCCAACATGGATAAAAGTTAACTCATTCACAATCTTGTAGCCTCTGTTGTGTGAATGACAATATCTGTGTACAATATTTGCAGCAGTGGTCAGAATGATCGTCAGTTGTGGCATTACAATACAGCAATGCTTCCTACAATTATCCAAtccatgtacagtgccttgcgaaagtattcgccccccttgaactggtcaacctcttgccacatttcaggcttcaaacataaataaataaaattctaattttttgtgaagaatcaacaagtgggacacaatcgtgaagtggaatgaaatttattggatgtgtcaaacttttttaacaaataaaaaactgaaaagtgaggcgtgcaatattattcgtcccccttgcgttaatactttgtagctccacactttgctgcaattacagctgcaagtcacttggggtatgtctctatcagttttgcacatcgagagactgaaattcttgcccattcttccttgcaaaacagctcgagctcagtgaggttggatggagagcgttcgtgaacagcagtcttcagctctttccacagattcttgattggattcaggtctgaaatttgactaggccattccaacacctggatacgttaatttgtgaaccattccattgtagatttggctttatgttttggatcattgtcttgttggaagataaatctccgtcccagtctcaggtctcttgcagactccaacaggttttcttccagaatggtcctgtatttggccccatccatcttcccatcaattttgaccatcttccctgtccctgctgatgaaaagcaggcccaaaccatgatgctgccaccaccatgtttgacagtggggatggtgtgttcagggtgatgagctgtgttgcttttacaccaaacatatcgttttgcattgtggccaaacagttcgattttggtttcatctgatcagagcaccttcttccacatgtttggtgtgtctcccaggtggcttgtggcaaacgttaaacaagactttttatggatatctttgagaaatggctttcttcttgccactcttccataaaggccagatttgtgcagtgtacgactgattgttgtcctatggacagactctcccacctcagctgtagatctctgcagttcatccagagtgatcatggctgcatctctgatcagtcttctccttgttcgagatgaaagtttagagggacggccgggtcttggtagatttgcagtggtctgatactccttccatttcaatatgattgcttgcacagtgcttcttgggatgtttaaagcttgggaaatctttttgtatccaaatccggctttaaacttctccacaacagtatctcggacctgcctggtgtgttccttggtcttcatgatgctctctgcgctttgaacagaaccctgagactatcacagagcaggtgcatttatacggagacttgattacacacaggtggattctatttatcatcatcagtcatttgggacaacattggatcattcagagatcctcactgaacttctggagtgagtttgctgcactgaaagtaaaggggcggaataatattgcacgctccacttttcagttttttatttgttaaaaatgtttgacacatccaataaatttcattctacttcacgattgtgtcccacttgttgttgattcttcacaaaaaatttgagttttatatctttatgtttgaagcctgaaatgtgggaagaggttgaccagttcaagggggccgaatacttttgcaaggcactgtatgtgtcTAGCTTTAATAGCACAACACTTCTGCCTGCTGCCATATCATTAGCCCCCCAGCATTACATAATAAAAGTAAACCCCATTAAATTAAGGGAATTCAGTACTCTGATGTATACctggtgaaaaattaaaataccTCAGGGATCTAGGATGTAAGGGAAAGATAGTGTAACAGTCTAAAACACCCAATTGtttccaagtttcaaccatttaACTGTTGATTTTAGGTACATTTTGGATCCAGTGGTTTAAACTTGAAAACAAATGGTtcctaaagaaaaataatagcaAGCAAACATCAGAACTGAGGGTGTTAAAGGACAAAGCGGGCTTCTGGGATAgcctgacctttgacctttttgCCTATTGAAAATTTGCGAACAATGCCTAAAAGTCAGTTCCATCCTGTAATACCAGCAAATTTAATAGACTGCTGATTCTGCTATGACAAGTGGTCAAAAAGCCAACCAAATGATGCCAGAAGCTGGTGGATTGCTACATAAAGTGAGTGGTTTCTTTACAAGAACTTTATAAGTTCTATTTAACCAAATGTTATTGATGGTGTATGTAAGTATTTGAGCCTTTTTGTATAATTTTGCCCATGTGCAGATGAGAGAGAATCTACAATAAATGATTTCCTTTATTTGTACAGGGACAGTGCACAGCAATACATTGacctaaaaacaggaaatatgcaTGGTGCCAGGTTATAGCAAAAGATGCTAATTTCCACCTGTAGTCCCTTGACAGGTTGATATTAATCAAAACtaactggtttttttttttaaacccagtTAAAAAGCATTGTGCaccttgtactttttttttttattcattgaaGTTATTTCATTTGTTCTTTCTCTTGTAGAGTGTTTGCTTCTGTGCAGAAAAAGGCAACAATTATTTACTGAATCAATATTTTCTCCCactcctattttttttttttggcaaaatggTTAATTGATGATTGTATGTTTtcttgatttaaacattttgatcaGACTTATTTGGtgttaactttatttttatgttctgAATTGATAATCTTCTGTGAATATTATGATATTGTCACATGACACACTTTGTCTTTGCAGGGAGAGGACTAGAGAAGAGAAAAAACGAGACCGTGATGAAGATGAGGAAGACGTTTACGAACGGCGGAGACTTGAGAGGAGGCTGAGAGACAAAGAGACTGCCTACCAAGAAGtattcatttaatttctctGTTTGCGTTACATATAAATGATTGGTCATAGGAAGATTTATTCATCATTGCTGTCTTTGAGTCCTGGATTGattgggtttttctttcttcttgtgAAGCGACTCAAAAACTGGGAGATCCGAGAGAGGAAGAAAGCTCGCGACTATAACAAAGAAAATGAGAGGGAGGACGAGAGGCGGCGTGAAATGGTACATATGAAGCATATCacactaaaaataaatgtttttggcaTATTTATTTGCGCTTTcatgcatatatattttttttacttcaatctcaaaatcagacaaaagaaGCCAAAAGACTGAAAGAGTTTCTTGAAGATTATGATGACGACAGGGATGACCCAAAATACTACAGGTGATTATCTTAACTTACTTTTAGAGGTTTCCATGTTTCTGATGTTATTGCCTTATCTGTTTGTTTGTCCCATCCTCAGAGGCAGCGCTTTGCAAAAGCGACTCCGTGACCGTGAAAAGGAAATAGAAATGGATGAGCGAGATCGAAAGAGGGAaaaggaggagctggaagagatCAGACAAAGGCTTCTTGCTGAGGGTCACCCTGACCCAGATGCGGAGCTACAGAGAGTAAGGCCTCCTACAAGTTTCATCAACATAAAGTTTGACATATTTTCTTGTAAATTTGGTGAAAATATTTAAGTGCTAGAGGTGTgtagatctttttttttatcattactaCAATTGACTAATCAACAAGTGCTACACTGCTTTGTCGCGCTGAAGTCACAGAAGCAAAATCTTCAGACTTGACTTAGACTTGTGGTCTTGAACTTGAGTCTTGTAAGCAGCTCTCACGGGTGACGTGCTTTTTCTGTGAACGGGTGCATTCGTTTATTAGAAAGTGGTGTTTTATTCATTGCCAAGTTTAACATTCAATTACTACTTTGTGTcacactgtttaatttgtaacGTACCTtgaaacatgtttatttcttagACATGAAAACAAGTCTCATTGAACTGGGGTGGGACAAAAAGAATAAAGTCACGATTTCGTTACGGGAAAATTACAATCCCGATTTTATTGAGATGTCCCTACATAAAGGCGTAGATCCTAAAGAAGAAAACATAACTGTATTTAGTCAAGTTTACTATTGGTACCTAATACATATGTTACACTGTAAACATTTGCTATCCTGATTATTGTGTGCTAATTTATCCCACTGTTTATTAGCAAAAATGTTACTATTTTATTGTAAGCAGTAGTGGTTGTAATATGTTTCACCATTAAACGCCCACATGTTAGACAAGGTCTAAGGATAAAACATTACATGACAGCAATGTAGCTGTACGTGGATTAGATGGCAAACATCTAATgagaacatatttattttagtaattagattttatttggacTTGAACTAGTCCCTCAGAGACCTGAGACTTGGATTTATTGAGACATCACATGGACTCTGAATGAAAGACTGGAGACCTGACTGAGACTTGGCTCTCAAAGACATGAGACTTGATCTGAAGAACTTCACTTTTGAATGTCTCtggtttttatgtatttagatGGAGGAGGAAGCCGAGCGCAGGCGACAGCCGCCTCTGAACCTTGAACCTGAAGAGGAAGTAAGCCAGGATAAAACTAAATGTGATCGGGAACTGGAGCAGGTGCGTGAAAGGGACCGTCATCATGAACGGGACCGCCATCATGAACGGGACCGCCATAATGAACGGGACCGCCATCATGAACGGGACCGCCATCATGAACGGGAACGAGAGCGGGAGAAAAGAGGGTCTGAGAAACCCATGGAGTCAAAGTCCCAAGGCCCCCAGAACCGTTCAGAtgacgatgatgatgatggtggtggTAACGTTAATGAAAGGCATGAGGATGACTATCATGATGGTGAAGACTCACAAGAAGCTAAGCCTCAACTTAAACCCATAATGAGACCGATCACCATTGCCCCATCAGTGTCTTCTGCTAGTGGGAATGTGACTCCAAACACTCCTGGGAATGAGTCCCCCTGTGGCATAATCATTCCAGGCGAGAACACTCCTGACATCCAGCCTTTAGAAGAACACCGGCCCAAGATCGGTCTCAGTCTCAAACTGGGTGAGTGCAGTACCAAAGTGTAAACACAAGATTCCTCTTACTGTAGGATTCTTCCTTACAGCCAGAATAAATCTGTTGGCCTCCTCATATTCTTCTGCAGGTGCAACCAACAGTCCCAGCCAGCTCAATCCTGGAAAGCGAAAGAAGCTTGCAGCAGTGGACAGTGTCTTCAACAAATTTGATGATGAGGAGGCAGATGAGCAGCCTCGCAAAAGAAAACTAGTTCCCCTGGACTATGGCGATGATGACAAGAGTCTGGGACTTGATGGGGCAGACATTTCTACAGCAAAAGGTGGCAGCGTCAACACAGAAGAGAAACGAAAGCACATAAAGAGCCTTATTGAGAAGATTCCCACAGCCAGGCCTGAGCTTTTCTCTTACCCTTTGGATTGGTCTATGGTCGACTCGGTAAAAAAATGGTTTATCAGAGATAGAATAAAAtaggatatttttattttatttaatttttatatatacataaatattacaGTTAATTAAGTTCTGGGATATTCTTATTGTATGTTTTCCAGACTCTGATGGATCGTCGAATTAGACCGTGgattaataagaaaattatTGAATACATTGGGGAGGAGGAAGCCACTCTGGTCGATTTTGTCTGTTCTaaggtttgtatttatttaatgtagAAACTCTGAACAGAGGGGTAATATGGTTCAGACTGTATTATCATTTATGGTTCGTTAGAAGATATaaacagtttttgtctcagTCAGAAATTCTTCCAATGTTTTCAGTACTTcagttgtttttcatgttttcttttgtatGTGCAGATAATGGCACACAGCACTCCCCAGGGGATTCTTGATGATGTGGCTATGGTATGTTGAATTTTTTTCTCCAGTCCCCAGTATTACACCTACCAAGTTTCAAGTAGATGAGATGAATAATTATCTAAACCAATCCAATTCAGTGGTAGATGATGAATCTTTCACCACTTTGGCATTTTGTACCtgtataattttagttattGGAACCATCTGCGATGAGACATTTTGTACTGACCATACGTCAGTTTGTACAAGCCAGGGGGATGTTTGGTACCTGCCTTAAGAACCGGCAAACTAAATAATTTACTACGATCTACTTAGAgacagaaaatctgttttttgtctATACCAGCCGGAGGTCACTTACAGCTCTTTTGGTTTGGTCAATCTGTTATAGTCAGATGGCCCAAacatggatcagaaccagaatgaaTGGAAATAGGCTGTTGAACAAGGTTTTTAGAATAATATacaattaaaaatatgaaattttaacataatcattatttaattatttaactcTGTAATTCATGAAAATTCTAAACtacagagggaaaaaaaacagatatagCACGCTTCAAATACATCAAATACATAGGCACAAAATGGAAGTAGGAAGGGATGCAATGGGAATGAGAATCAGTGGTAAAATCGCTGATGTTAGCAGGCTTCCTACAcggtctggaaaagtatgaagTTGCTTTTATCATTTCACTTGTCTGGGTAATTCCCaaaaaaaggttgttttaaAACTCTTTCGCAGcttcattttaacatttcagcCATAAATATTTAGGTTTTTGAGTTTCTGGCTGAGAACACACACCACCTGAAAGGCTTCTTTGACCCACAGTTTACCTTGAATCGGGATTTTAAAGTAGGCGTGTGGTTATTAAATGGAGCATGTTTAAGATGCTAAAAAGAGCAACAAAACAACTACTTTTATAAACATAATAAAGGCATCACAGTTCAaaaattgtgctttaaagtatcaGATTTTGAGGTGGAACTGATCTTAGTTCAGATACAAACAAACTGGTGTGAACTAGCCTTTTAAAAGACTGCCAAATTCAGCAGtatattttatgatttgttgGGCACTCGGATAACAAATGCTTTCTACTGTATGAGCACTTTCAAGTCATATGCTTTATACTTACGTCCCAAATGATATACAGACTGGAAGAAATCTAGAAATTTGGATTTGGAAAAGTAAGAATTTTGAGATGAGAAATGTGAAGGAGCcatgtgttttaaaatgtgtttgtcgGCACAGTCTAAAACTAGGCTGTGGACTCTTGAGTATTAACTTAATATCTACCTGATCTTTATGTGTTTTAGGTTCTTGATGAAGAAGCAGAAGTCTTCATAGTAAAAATGTGGAGGTTACTGATTTATGAAACAGAAGCCAAGAAGATCGGACTAGTGAAGTAAAGACTATAATGTCTCTGATCTTTCAGTTCACTAGCTACAGTTTTCTGGCCCACCAGGCTGTAAATATGTGCCCATACATCTCTCCATTCCATCTTGCAAGGAGCTGCTACCTTGtatgtttgtgagtgtgtgtgtctgtatgatAAGGTCTGATTTTGTGAACAGAGTTTGCACAAACCTCAAGCATGGTAAAACTTTggttgtacttttttttttttgacattgtTAGAGAAATTGCAGTTGCATTTTGCTGTCTTTTCTCCAGTTTGTTGAACATTGTACATACTGCTATGAGTTGCCAGTGTTTTGTGAAAGCTCTGCCCTAACAGGTGAACAAataaacatgcttttttttaaaaaaaagttcaaatataTGGTGTTGgagtctgtttttgcttttacttaTTTTGGACGTAAAGGGAATGCTAATTCTGTAAAGGAATACTTGGTGGTACTCTGGTTTCTCTACCCCAAAAAGGCCATTTTGACTTTATTAGACTTAATATGCTTGATAAGTTGTCAGAGCAGCTAGGAAAGAAATCTGACTTTCATGGGAGCTGATAAATGGTCCTCATAACATTCAAACTCAGCTGATTTTATTAGGGTTGAAAACATTTgtagcaaaaacatttaatcttttttatgaTCAAGAAAGCTGTTTCTCAGCAAATATAACGCCTAATTTGTTGatttctgaataaatacaaactcgTGTgtctagttttgtttttgtaaaaatcaTAGAAGCCTTTATCATTTCAAGTTAGAAAAAGTGATTAAATGATCTTTTAAAGCCCGAAATACGCCATGACATTTAAAACACGT
This genomic window contains:
- the rbm25a gene encoding RNA-binding protein 25 — its product is MSYSPPINRPPIGIPQLPPGIPPPQYAGFAPPGTPMIPVHMGVMTPAPTVLVPTTVTIAQRPVTTKKDPVLIRAKDAEDSGGPTTTVFVGNISEKASDMLVRQLLAKCGIVLSWKRVQGASGKLQAFGFCEYKEPESTLRALRLLHELLLGDKKLLVKVDAKTKAQLDEWKARKRSANGGTTDGSKNEEEDEEDVLDEETVRRDQVVKGAIDVLIREYSSELNAPSQDADGQPRNKKRKEKKEEDINAMELEDDKRDLISREISKFRDTHKKLEEEKGKKDKERLELEKERRERDKERERERERRDREKERERERERDKERERERERERERTKERERSRDVSEARSRSRERTREEKKRDRDEDEEDVYERRRLERRLRDKETAYQERLKNWEIRERKKARDYNKENEREDERRREMTKEAKRLKEFLEDYDDDRDDPKYYRGSALQKRLRDREKEIEMDERDRKREKEELEEIRQRLLAEGHPDPDAELQRMEEEAERRRQPPLNLEPEEEVSQDKTKCDRELEQVRERDRHHERDRHHERDRHNERDRHHERDRHHEREREREKRGSEKPMESKSQGPQNRSDDDDDDGGGNVNERHEDDYHDGEDSQEAKPQLKPIMRPITIAPSVSSASGNVTPNTPGNESPCGIIIPGENTPDIQPLEEHRPKIGLSLKLGATNSPSQLNPGKRKKLAAVDSVFNKFDDEEADEQPRKRKLVPLDYGDDDKSLGLDGADISTAKGGSVNTEEKRKHIKSLIEKIPTARPELFSYPLDWSMVDSTLMDRRIRPWINKKIIEYIGEEEATLVDFVCSKIMAHSTPQGILDDVAMVLDEEAEVFIVKMWRLLIYETEAKKIGLVK